The window AAAACGACGCGGAATTTCGATTGACCTGGGATTTGCCAACTGGCAGACGGATGATTTTGTCTTCGGAGTAGTTGACGTTCCCGGGCACCGCAGATTCGTGCGCAATATGGTGGCCGGCGCTACGGGAATCGACATTGCCGTACTTGTTATAGCGGCTGACGATTCTGTGATGCCACAGACCCGCGAACATCTGCAAATCATGCAGTGGCTTGGAATTTCCTGCGGACTGGTTGTGATCACGAAATGTGACCTGGTCGATTCAGACATGATTGAGCTGGTCCGGCTGGATGTCGCAGAACTGACAAGAAACACCTTCCTTCAACATGCCGAAATCGTTTGTGTCTCCTCTGAATCAGGCGATGGGATAGAGAATTTACGGTCTGCAATTGTTCGCGCTGCCGGGCAGCTCCCAAAACGTACGGCGCAATGGCCCGTCTTCCGTTTACCGGTTGATCGATCGTTCTCACTTGCCGGGCATGGCACGGTCGTCACGGGGTCTGCTATTTCCGGTCAGGTGGAAGCGGGCGATCGACTGATATTGCAACCTGAACAGCTTGAGGTTCGTGTCCGAAGCGTCCAAACCCATCATCGCGCCGCGGATTCTGCCGAAGCCGGACAGAGAACGGCTGTGAATCTCGCGTCGATACGCCCCGAACAGGTTCCACGCGGTGTTGAGTTGGTAACGCCCGGCTGGTTTCGTCCAACACAGCGGCTTTTGGCCCAACTGGATGGATTGAATGAGACGCTCATCGCGCGGGGCAGGCTCAACGCGATGATCCACATTGGCACGGCAGAAATCCCCTGCCGGATTGTGATCAAGTCCGATGACGTATCCGCAACTGACACAGACCAGGACGAAATCGTCCGATCGCAAAGTTCTTCTGGCGGACTGATCTCTCAAATCGTGTTGCAGCAGGCCGTCATCGCTTCCCATGGCCAGCGTTTTATTCTTCGGCGGTTGGCCCCGGCAGCGACCATTGGCGGAGGGCTGATTCTGGATCCTTTGTGTCCAGCACGACTGCGAAACCGTGAGGCGATTCGACTGGCGACGGGCCTTCAGAATCTTTCGGCGATCGAACGTGTTTCTTCTGTCATATCGCTTCTGCCGATGGTCCCCGATGATCTGCGTGAAACAGCGATTCGATCGGGCTGTTCGCTGGCAGACGTTGAGTCAGCATTGCAGGAATTGCTGAAGATCGGTCGACTGGTAAGAATTGGCTCCAAAGAGCCCGGTCTGCTTGTCCACAGAGAACGACTGCAAGGCTATTCCCGCACCATTCTGTCCTGTGTCCGAAAAGAAATCGCGGCCCATCCGCCCGGGCGATCCCGTTCTCGCAGACTCCTCCAAAGTGCCTGCCACGATCTGCTGGACGAGCAATTAACTGCGTCTGTATTTGAATTGCTGATCCACGATAAGAAGTTGGTACCGCTTGGCCCGAACCTTGCCGTCGCTGGCAGCGAACACCAGCTCACAAAAAAGCAGTCCATGGCACTGAACCAGATTCTGGAACAGGTCCGAAAACACGAACTCGTGCCACCCACCCGGAAAGAACTGGCAGACTCACTCAACGAACCACTCTCGATGATCAGCGCGATGCTGGATATTGCCGTGGAAGATGGATTGCTCATTCGTGTGGATGAATCGCTGCACTTCACTCCGGATGCCATCGAAAAAGCGAGGATTGCTGCCTCGACGCTCCTGAAACAGAATGGACCTGCCACGATCGCTCAGTTGCGGGACGCGTGGACGATGACCCGAAAACACGCCGTACCGCTGGCACAGTATTTTGATTCCGTTGGCATGACCATACGTGAGGGGGATTTGCGAGTCGCCGGACCGAATCTGCTGCAATCACGGGGCGACTTTTCCGGTGAAGGCACCACCTGACCGGAAAGCCCCGGATTCGACTTTTTGATTCTCCAGCGTGTTGGCGAGGGGCCGTTTTCACTGGCTGTCCGGGGGCTCGCGCAAACTCGGGATGTCCAGCTGAGTTCGCCGGGGAAAGCCTGTTGATGGCAAGTCTGCGTCCTTTGCAAGAGCGGGTTTCTCATCTCACAGGATACTACATCTTGTGGAATTGTTGTTCCTGATATACTGTCCCCTGCCTCTCCGCTCGAAGTACTCTTAAAAACGTGGAATCCGCGATGGCGCTGTTCGAAATCGAAACTGAAGCACACATCATGATTGGCTGGGCCTCAAGTGTTGAGCAGGCCGAACACATCGCGATGAAGCACTACCCGGAAGAGAAAGTGGTTCGAATTACGAAACGCCCGCGAGATATTTGGGTGATTTCAAAAAGGCTGCTGGGTCTGGAAGGCAAGGTCCGACCATGTGATGTCGCAAGGGATTGTCTGGCGCGTGCCTCCGGCGACAAGCTGCATGCCATTCGCCTTTACATGCTCGACACGGGCGTAGATCTTCACGAGGCACAACGAGTGATCGAAGCAAACATGGCCATCGGCTGGTAACGGACGTGTCGAATTTTAATTTTCAGGCGGCCAGCCAGCTTTCGCGTTTGGATGCCAGATGGATGTCTCTCCGGACGAAATAGACAGAACGACGGACCAGGTTCGGGAAAAGCTTGCCAGCACGCAGTATCAGCTCGCTGGGACCAGTGCCGTATCACGCTAGAATCGTCCCTTCGCAGAAACAGCGACGTCATTCGAGTGCAGTCTGAACCTCCTGAAACGAATGGTTGTCGCAACACTGTTTCGCGACGTTGCTGAAACTGTTCTCATTTGACCTCGTCCGTTTGTGTACTGGCCTTGATCCATGACATTGCTGAATCTTCTGAAAGACCGATTTCAGGCTGCCCTTCAACCGCTCACAAGTGACGTGGCTTCGTTGCTTGAGATGATTCGCGTCGCGCAGGATACAAGATTCGGCGACTTTCAGGCCAATTGCGCCATGCCGCTCAGCAAGCAGCTCGGTCGACCCCCACGGGACATCGCAGCGGCCATCATTGAGCACCTGGATGTATCCGACGTTTGTCACCCACCGGAAATCGCCGGCCCCGGTTTCATCAACCTGAAACTGAAGGATGAGTTTCTTGTCGCAAGGGTGAACGCCGTCGTCACAGACGAAAGACTGGGTGTCGAAGTTGCAACTGAACCGCGGAATATCGTTGTTGATTTTTCTTCTCCGAACGTCGCCAAGCCAATGCATGTCGGCCACCTGCGAAGTACCGTCATCGGCGACGCCATCTGTCGCACACTGCGTTTCGCCGGGCACAAAGTGACAAGCGACAACCATATTGGCGACTGGGGCACTCAGTTTGGCATGATCATCTATGGCTTTCGTAACTTTGCAGATCCCGATGCCTACAGATCCGATCCCGTCGCTGAACTCGCCCGAATGTACAAACTGGTGAATCAGCTGTCTGATTATCATGCGACCGTTGCAAAACGCTCTCAGTTTGAGGCGGCCATCCAGCAGGTTCAGCAGCAATTACAGGCTTGCGAATCGGCGGCTGATTCGAATGACAAGAAAGCGCAAAAGCAGGTTGCTCAATTCAGAAAACAGCTTGACGCAGCGGCGGAGGCGCTGAAGTCTGCCGATGAAAAAATCCACGCTGTCGAAAGTTCTCCCGTTCTGAAGGAGATGGCGGATTCGCATCCGGATATTGCACGAAAAGCCCGCGAGGAAACAGCCAAGCTGCACGCGGGCGATGCAGATAATCGGCGACTCTGGGATGAGTTTCTTCCCGCCAGTCTGCAGGCACTCCAACAGGTGTACGATCAGCTGGGAATTCAGTTCGATCTGACACTGGGGGAAAGCTTTTATAATCCCATGCTTCCGGGAGTGATTGAAACTCTGAAGACACAGGGCCTGGCATCCGAAAGTGAAGGGGCAACCTGCGTCTTTATCGAAGGGAATAAGGCGCCGTTTATTGTTCAGAAGACCGACGGTGCCTACACCTACGCGACCACTGATCTGGCAACGATCCAGTACCGTCTGACGGAACTTCATGCGGATGAAATTCTGTATGTCGTTGACAAGCGCCAGTCTGAGCATTTTCAGTTGCTGTTCGAGACTGCCCGTCAAATGGGAACCACCACCAGATTCCAGCACGTAAGTTTTGGGACTGTTCTTGGTGACGATGGAAAACCTTTGAAGACCCGGTCTGGCGACAATGTTGGCCTCGAAAGCCTGATCGAAGAAGCAATCACACGTGCGCGCAGAATTGTGGATGAGAACGATGACAAGCGGGAAGGATCGCCACTGACCGCCGCACAACGAGCAGAGGTTGCACGAATCGTGGGGATCGGCGGAATTAAGTACGCAGACCTGCATCACAATCGGGACAGCGACTATAAGTTCGACTGGAGCAAGATGCTGGCGACGACGGGAGATACGGCCGCATACATGCAGTACGCGTATGCACGCATCTGTGGCATTTTTCGAAAACTGGACGTCGATCGTAATGCTCTGAGGATGGAAGGTCAGATTCAGATCACATGCCCGGAAGAGCGTGATCTGGTGATACAAATGCTCCAGTTCGACTATGCCATCGACAGCATGCTGTCTGAGTACCGACCACACATGATGACGGCGTGGTTATTTGAATTGTCCGATAAGTTCAGCAAATTCTATGCGAAGTGCTCCGTTCAGGACGCCGAATCCGATGAGATTCGAAACAGCCGACTGCAACTGTGCGACCTGATGGCTCGCTGTGTTCAGATTGGCCTTGGCCTGCTTGGCATTGAAACAGCTGAAGTGATGTAGTTGGAGCCCCCGGTCAACTATTGCTCAATGAATTCCCAGGCCGTCTGGTAGTGTGCGTTCTGTTCGAACCACATCAACAGCGTCTGGAAGAATTCGTCGGCCGCCAGTGTCGCACTGTCACCAACCACAATCAGCTTTCGCCTCGCTCGTGTCAGCGCGACATTCATGCGGCGGGCATCGGCCAGGAAACCAATTTCGCCGATGTTGTTGGACCGAACCAGCGAAATCACAACCGCCTCTTTTTCTCGACCCTGAAATCCATCGACCGTATCGATTTCCAGTTGGTGCTGCACCGCGTGCTGCCGCAGCCACCTCACCTGCGCGGCATACGGAGCAATCACAGCGATTTGTGCGGCAGGCAACCCTGCTTCACAAAGCGCATTCACCTGTTTCAGCACAAGTTCACCTTCCTGTGGATTGAGCTTACTAAGACCTTCGGGTTCCAGCTCTTCATTCCAGCCTGTCCCCGCCGTGTCAATGAAGACGACAGGAGTATCATCCACAAGTTCGCTGCGTATCCGGGGCAGGTCAGACAGCACATGCCGACGAACAGACTCATCAGCAATCAATGTGTTTTCGTAAAACTGCTGTGACGAAAACCCCATGATGGACTCATGCATTCGATACTGGACGGTCAGTTGACGGGTGACGGGGTCGCCGAAATGATTGACCAGCCGCTCCATCAGACTGACAGCGAATCCCTGTTTCGCCGCGGGTTCCGACAGAATGGTGGGAGGAAGTTGCAGATGGTCCCCAGCCAGAATGATACGATCGGCCCTTCGCAGGGGAACCCAGCATCCCGGCTCCACACTCTGACAGGCTTCATCGATCACCAGCACATCAAACCGCATGTCATCCAGAATCGAATCATCGAATGTTGTCGTCGCACAAATGACCCTGGCATCTTTCAGTATATGACTGACCGCCTGCCGCTCCAGAAGTCTCGCCTGGCGCCGGAGCTCGCGAGCTTCCTGTCGCTGTTGCCATCGCTGACCGGGTGCTGGCCTGGAACGAGTGTACCGGTCCGCCTTCCTTTCTATCTGTTCTGCCTCCCTCATCATCTGACGGACCAGAGACATAGCTTCATGCTGTTCGACCAGTGCATCAAGCGAATGTTCACGAAGATCTTCCGAAACGCGGGCAGGATGACCAAGCCGAACAGCAGGCTCACCGGCTGCAAGCAGCCGCTCCAGCAGATTATCGACCGCAGTATTGCTGGGCGCGCAGGCCAATACTCTTTCCCCTCGTGCAATCAGTTGACGAATGACTTCGATCACCGTCGTTGTCTTGCCCGTTCCCGGCGGCCCGTGAATGATGGCCAGGTCGTTGGCTGCCAGTGCGTGGACGATCGCATCGCGTTGTGAATCGTTCATTCGTTCTGAAAGCTGAGCCGGCAATTTGGGATTTGGGTGGAATGTGGGTTCGCGTTCTCCCAGAAGTAAATCCCGCAATTGAGCCAGACGCCCGGAAGCGTTTCTGGCAACTTCAAGCGAGCTGGACTGTCGCTTACGAGTAATCTCATCGGGTGACAGGTCCAGACGAAATCGATCGCCGGACGGCCAGTCATCGACGGCGACTTCCACCGAGTCGCCCCTGCGTGAACTAACAACACCCTGAACCGAATCGCCGTCACCATTCCCGCATTCTGACAGAATCACAGGACTGCCCGATTTGAATCGATGCCACGGCATTCGCTCCTGAGACCGCCGTTTGGCAAGTGTCAATAAATAGCGACCTCCCAGACCTGTCGTGTGATTCCGGATGACAAGGTCCAGCAGGGTTTCGCCCGATCGTTCTGCTGATGCCGACGACTGCGTGCGCCGTCGCTCGGCCATTCGCTCACGCTCGGCCTCCCCTTCCATTTCCAGCCATCTCTGGAGGTTGTCAAAATGTTTGCCCGCGTGGAACGATGATGAGCCCGATGTCATAGTTCTTTTCTGTCAGTCCCGATCATGTCGGGACTCGAATGTGATTTGAGCTGGATTGGCAGGGAAGTCTAATCGTTTCGACTGAATGTGACACCGTGGCCGCGCCGTGCGGTGAGTGTCAATGTGCGGGTCACTCGAGACCAATGCGAACGTTCCCGGTCCGTGGATGTGCATCCGGGTGTATCCGGAGCCAGTCCAGAATGAACTCCCACCATCCCGTGAACAGCCGTAGACTGTGTGGCAACCCCGTCGGCTGAGCTCACTACGTCCCGGAAGAACCGGCCGTCTCGCGCTGAAGCCAATCGGAGCTGAACAGAGCCTTGCAGCAAAGGGTTCGACGAATCTCCAGCCGGAGACCAGCTTAACTCTGCGGAAGTTGTGCAGTCGCGTTCAGATCCGAGCCCTCGCGAGAGACATTGATGCGCGAGTAGCCGGTTTCCGTTTCCCGGATTCAGGGCGGTGGCTCCGAAAGACGCAAGACAGGTGTTGATCCATCACGAAAAGCAGCGTCCCCGTCTCAAACCAGGAGGGCATTAGACGCAGATGGGTAGCAACGATGCAGCGCACGGGTTACGGTGAGCCGTAAGCTCTGGTGGGGCCCCGCAATGATCGCGCCCTCCCCGCCTCAACCCAACCCAGCAAACACAACTTTACGGGAGTCTGCTCTTTCAACTGTGTTCAGTGGCGGCGGCCCTTTGTTCGCTGAGTTCAGGTCTGCTGGATCAGCAGGCGGCCACAACCTCCAGATTGAGACGGTCCGGGTCCAGCAAGCCTCGAAGTTTATCCAGAGCTTTCATCTGAAGCTGACGGACACGTTCCTTAGAGATGCCCAGATCCTCAGCAATCTCGCGCAGGGTTCGGGCGGGCTGCTTCACATTCAGTCCATAACGATCCATCAGAATTCGGTGTTCTCGAACGTCAAGAATGTCTTCCGCCTGGTTCATGAGTTCAACGACAATTGCGTCGGGTTCATCGCACAGAGACGGTTCAACCTCCAGTTGCGGCACTTCGTTTAGAATCTCAAGTATTCCATTCGAGAACCGTTGCCGCTGCCGGGACCGTACCTGACACGCCCGGTAGTAATGACGTTGCAGTGAATGGGTTGCATAGGTGCTAAACCGAAACCCGCGGGAGTAGTCAAACCGATCAATGGCTCCCATCAGAATCAGGCATCCATCGCTGCTGAATTCATCAACATCCACTTCATTCATGGCGAATTTTCGAGCGACACTTCCAACCAGTCTCAAATTTGAACGCACAAGCTGCCCGCGAATCTGATCGGCATGATCCAGCAGCGAGTCAATCTTGTTCAGCTGGCGGACCGTGGACTTCGATACGCTCAATTTCGCCCGCAGCTGATTTGCTCGAAAACGAAGTAAATTCATCGCACGAAACAGGACCTGCTCATCCTCAAATGTCAGCAAAGGGTCCGGAGCAGTCCAGTAGCGGTGATGAACAGCTTCGTCGCCGGGTAATGAGCGAGCTTCTCTCTGAGCATCCGCCTCACGAGCGTCCGATCGCAATCGCTGCATCAGAAGCTCCGCCTCCTGAACGGGCTTTTCGCTTCGTCCAATCGTGTCGAACTCTGATGAGTAGACGAACCGAATCTCGTTACCCAGATGTTCACGCACTCGCTGTTCAAGTTGGTCACGGTTCGAAGAACATCGGGTTGATCTCTGAGCGGTCGTTTTTCTCGCGGGCATGTTAATTTCCTGTTCCTGCTCCAACGTCCTGATACCTACAAACCCGAGCCGCGAGGATGACGGTCAGTTAACCGTCACGATTACAGGGAAATCCGGAAATCCCGATAATTCCTTCCTCAGTCATGGGACTTCAACCCAATTTCAACGGCACGAATAAACTGTACTTTTGTATGGGTTGCATGATGGCTTGTCCTCAATTGACACACCGAATCGCCCCCAGGCATTGGCATCCTGCTGCAAGTTCGATACCTAACCGTTTGACGGACGTTTTGCTTGCATGGGAAAGAGCCAATCCTTGGGTGCCGGAGCGGGTCATGCAGATGATTGAAGAAAACGCAGCAGGAAGCCAGACGGCGATGAATTCAGACCCTCTGGCAAGATCGACGAGCGGTATTCGGCGAGTCTATGCGGTTGATGATGACGCTGCAGTCCTTCAAGTGCTTCA is drawn from Planctomycetaceae bacterium and contains these coding sequences:
- a CDS encoding DUF6793 family protein, whose amino-acid sequence is MALFEIETEAHIMIGWASSVEQAEHIAMKHYPEEKVVRITKRPRDIWVISKRLLGLEGKVRPCDVARDCLARASGDKLHAIRLYMLDTGVDLHEAQRVIEANMAIGW
- a CDS encoding sigma-70 family RNA polymerase sigma factor translates to MPARKTTAQRSTRCSSNRDQLEQRVREHLGNEIRFVYSSEFDTIGRSEKPVQEAELLMQRLRSDAREADAQREARSLPGDEAVHHRYWTAPDPLLTFEDEQVLFRAMNLLRFRANQLRAKLSVSKSTVRQLNKIDSLLDHADQIRGQLVRSNLRLVGSVARKFAMNEVDVDEFSSDGCLILMGAIDRFDYSRGFRFSTYATHSLQRHYYRACQVRSRQRQRFSNGILEILNEVPQLEVEPSLCDEPDAIVVELMNQAEDILDVREHRILMDRYGLNVKQPARTLREIAEDLGISKERVRQLQMKALDKLRGLLDPDRLNLEVVAAC
- a CDS encoding IGHMBP2 family helicase, with the protein product MTSGSSSFHAGKHFDNLQRWLEMEGEAERERMAERRRTQSSASAERSGETLLDLVIRNHTTGLGGRYLLTLAKRRSQERMPWHRFKSGSPVILSECGNGDGDSVQGVVSSRRGDSVEVAVDDWPSGDRFRLDLSPDEITRKRQSSSLEVARNASGRLAQLRDLLLGEREPTFHPNPKLPAQLSERMNDSQRDAIVHALAANDLAIIHGPPGTGKTTTVIEVIRQLIARGERVLACAPSNTAVDNLLERLLAAGEPAVRLGHPARVSEDLREHSLDALVEQHEAMSLVRQMMREAEQIERKADRYTRSRPAPGQRWQQRQEARELRRQARLLERQAVSHILKDARVICATTTFDDSILDDMRFDVLVIDEACQSVEPGCWVPLRRADRIILAGDHLQLPPTILSEPAAKQGFAVSLMERLVNHFGDPVTRQLTVQYRMHESIMGFSSQQFYENTLIADESVRRHVLSDLPRIRSELVDDTPVVFIDTAGTGWNEELEPEGLSKLNPQEGELVLKQVNALCEAGLPAAQIAVIAPYAAQVRWLRQHAVQHQLEIDTVDGFQGREKEAVVISLVRSNNIGEIGFLADARRMNVALTRARRKLIVVGDSATLAADEFFQTLLMWFEQNAHYQTAWEFIEQ
- the argS gene encoding arginine--tRNA ligase — encoded protein: MTLLNLLKDRFQAALQPLTSDVASLLEMIRVAQDTRFGDFQANCAMPLSKQLGRPPRDIAAAIIEHLDVSDVCHPPEIAGPGFINLKLKDEFLVARVNAVVTDERLGVEVATEPRNIVVDFSSPNVAKPMHVGHLRSTVIGDAICRTLRFAGHKVTSDNHIGDWGTQFGMIIYGFRNFADPDAYRSDPVAELARMYKLVNQLSDYHATVAKRSQFEAAIQQVQQQLQACESAADSNDKKAQKQVAQFRKQLDAAAEALKSADEKIHAVESSPVLKEMADSHPDIARKAREETAKLHAGDADNRRLWDEFLPASLQALQQVYDQLGIQFDLTLGESFYNPMLPGVIETLKTQGLASESEGATCVFIEGNKAPFIVQKTDGAYTYATTDLATIQYRLTELHADEILYVVDKRQSEHFQLLFETARQMGTTTRFQHVSFGTVLGDDGKPLKTRSGDNVGLESLIEEAITRARRIVDENDDKREGSPLTAAQRAEVARIVGIGGIKYADLHHNRDSDYKFDWSKMLATTGDTAAYMQYAYARICGIFRKLDVDRNALRMEGQIQITCPEERDLVIQMLQFDYAIDSMLSEYRPHMMTAWLFELSDKFSKFYAKCSVQDAESDEIRNSRLQLCDLMARCVQIGLGLLGIETAEVM
- the selB gene encoding selenocysteine-specific translation elongation factor; amino-acid sequence: MSGERRPVILGTAGHIDHGKTRLVAALTGIDTHRLPEEKRRGISIDLGFANWQTDDFVFGVVDVPGHRRFVRNMVAGATGIDIAVLVIAADDSVMPQTREHLQIMQWLGISCGLVVITKCDLVDSDMIELVRLDVAELTRNTFLQHAEIVCVSSESGDGIENLRSAIVRAAGQLPKRTAQWPVFRLPVDRSFSLAGHGTVVTGSAISGQVEAGDRLILQPEQLEVRVRSVQTHHRAADSAEAGQRTAVNLASIRPEQVPRGVELVTPGWFRPTQRLLAQLDGLNETLIARGRLNAMIHIGTAEIPCRIVIKSDDVSATDTDQDEIVRSQSSSGGLISQIVLQQAVIASHGQRFILRRLAPAATIGGGLILDPLCPARLRNREAIRLATGLQNLSAIERVSSVISLLPMVPDDLRETAIRSGCSLADVESALQELLKIGRLVRIGSKEPGLLVHRERLQGYSRTILSCVRKEIAAHPPGRSRSRRLLQSACHDLLDEQLTASVFELLIHDKKLVPLGPNLAVAGSEHQLTKKQSMALNQILEQVRKHELVPPTRKELADSLNEPLSMISAMLDIAVEDGLLIRVDESLHFTPDAIEKARIAASTLLKQNGPATIAQLRDAWTMTRKHAVPLAQYFDSVGMTIREGDLRVAGPNLLQSRGDFSGEGTT